AGTGTGCTCAACGGCGGCAGCTACCTGGACAACGAATACTACGACGTTTACAGGACTACCCTCACCGACGAGGAGGCTGCATCCCTCGTGCCGCAACCCGGTGAAGTCGACGATTTTGTCTGGATGACGCGCGATGAATTTTTCGCGAAGCGCAAGCTGCACCCCGAAAAGTTCGTGGATCACCCGAAGGATTACCAGTGGCTCATGGAGAATGCAAAATGACGATGTACAGGAATGCGGCCCTCGTGCTTGAAGGCGGCGGAATGCGTGGCGCCTACCTTTCGGGCGTGCTCGACGTGATGCACGATAACGGGCTCAAGTTCGGTGGCTATGCTGGGACGTCCGCGGGTGCCACGCACCTTTGCAGCTACCTTTCGGAACAGCGCGAAAGAAACAGGCGCATCGATGTCGTCCATTCGGCGAGCAAGCGCTACATGGGCTGGGGGAACCTCATCCGCACTGGCGAATTCTTTGAGGTCGATTACTGCTACAGGCAGATTCCCTACGTTATTGACCCGTTCGATTTCGAGAAGTTCCGCGAGAATGCGACCGAGTCCGAGTTCTATGCGGCGGCATCGAACCTGGAAACGGGCGAGGCGGCTTACCTGCTGACCCGCGACCTCGACACGCCCGAAGGCATGGACAGGATCCGTGCGTCGGCATCGCTCCCGCTGATGAGCCACATCGTAAATGTCGATGGCATGAAGCTCTTGGATGGCGGTGTCGCCGACAGCATCCCGTTCGAAATCATGGCGAAGAAGGGATTTGAAAAGCTGATCGTCATCGTGACGCAGCCCGAGGGTTACGTGAAGAAACCGAACTCGCTTGTTCCTTTGTTCAAAATCATCTACCGCAAGTACCCGAAGTTTATCGAGGCGGTAAGGACGCGCCACATACGCTATAACGAGTGCCTGAAAACGCTCGATGAATGGTGCAATCGCGGGACTGCGTTCCGTATCCGCCCGAGCGAAAGTTTCGATATCTCGCGCCTCGAGAAGGACAAGTCCAAGCTCGCGCGCCTCTACGATTTGGGCGTGAAGGACATGACCGCCCTCATGCCAAAGCTGTTGAAT
This genomic interval from Fibrobacter sp. UWR3 contains the following:
- a CDS encoding patatin family protein, with translation MTMYRNAALVLEGGGMRGAYLSGVLDVMHDNGLKFGGYAGTSAGATHLCSYLSEQRERNRRIDVVHSASKRYMGWGNLIRTGEFFEVDYCYRQIPYVIDPFDFEKFRENATESEFYAAASNLETGEAAYLLTRDLDTPEGMDRIRASASLPLMSHIVNVDGMKLLDGGVADSIPFEIMAKKGFEKLIVIVTQPEGYVKKPNSLVPLFKIIYRKYPKFIEAVRTRHIRYNECLKTLDEWCNRGTAFRIRPSESFDISRLEKDKSKLARLYDLGVKDMTALMPKLLNFLESK